From Caldicellulosiruptor hydrothermalis 108, a single genomic window includes:
- a CDS encoding ATP-binding protein — MMTNKKEILETIDRIYKQRRYNAELSKERKIRKLCEKSKEFADICDKIKLAGLKLSKASLMENKEQIAKYSKILDTLISKRTKLLIDMGYSSDYLEPDYVCKACHDTGFVVSDDKVEVCKCRTQLFIELLYEQSKLKDILKHHNFDNLNLDFYSKEVDVKEGLSPYKNMLKIVEEAKKFVENFDKPNQKNLLFYGPTGLGKTFLAHCIAKEIIDKGKTVIFLDSISFFEILKDKYSKMLRLYDEVSDEEYKSLEEVDLLIIDDLGNEGKNAEFCHGVFQSLLDKRHLLGKKTVITTNYSLDGLVTVYSQFIMGRLQEYFMFLHLFGEDVRIIKAKLQLEKRTSEIS, encoded by the coding sequence ATGATGACGAATAAAAAAGAAATATTAGAGACGATAGATAGAATATACAAACAAAGACGCTACAATGCAGAGCTCTCAAAAGAAAGAAAAATTAGGAAACTTTGTGAAAAATCAAAAGAGTTTGCCGATATATGTGACAAAATAAAATTAGCTGGGCTGAAGTTATCAAAAGCATCATTGATGGAAAACAAAGAACAAATAGCTAAATACTCCAAGATTTTAGATACACTTATTTCAAAAAGGACAAAACTTTTAATTGACATGGGTTACAGCAGCGATTACTTAGAACCAGACTATGTGTGTAAGGCATGCCATGACACAGGTTTTGTTGTCTCAGACGACAAAGTTGAGGTTTGCAAATGCAGGACCCAGCTTTTCATTGAACTTTTGTATGAACAGAGCAAGCTAAAGGATATTTTAAAACATCATAATTTTGACAATCTCAACTTGGATTTCTACTCCAAAGAAGTGGATGTAAAAGAAGGTCTATCACCATATAAGAACATGCTCAAGATAGTCGAAGAAGCGAAAAAGTTTGTGGAAAATTTTGATAAGCCAAATCAAAAAAATCTGTTGTTTTATGGGCCAACGGGCCTTGGCAAGACGTTTCTTGCTCACTGTATTGCTAAGGAAATCATTGATAAAGGCAAAACAGTAATATTCTTAGATAGTATCTCTTTCTTTGAAATATTAAAAGACAAATATTCCAAAATGCTTCGGCTCTATGACGAAGTCAGTGATGAAGAATACAAAAGTCTTGAAGAGGTTGATCTTTTGATCATTGATGACCTTGGAAATGAGGGAAAAAATGCTGAGTTCTGCCATGGCGTTTTTCAAAGTTTGCTGGACAAAAGACATCTGTTAGGCAAAAAAACGGTTATAACCACAAACTACAGCCTTGATGGACTTGTAACCGTTTATTCGCAGTTCATAATGGGAAGACTTCAAGAATATTTTATGTTTTTGCACCTGTTCGGAGAAGATGTGAGGATAATAAAAGCAAAGCTTCAGCTTGAAAAGAGAACTTCAGAGATATCATAG
- a CDS encoding DnaD domain protein, giving the protein MGKLFITPKQQNFVLIGFDFIKNHMPFSDGEFVKVYIYLKYLFQNKIEAVEIDRVAKELNLLESDVVKALEFWAQRNLIRLSKDVDGNFSIEFLDEMFASEKVENSVAPPVYTTEDLSRFFETDEKFRNLLEFAQKQYCRTFNKSDIDVLLEIYDWLKLPIEVIYLLINYVTINKNNKNLKFLEQMAIKWKELNIDSIEKAEEYIRSQEDTSRIKRLVLQYLGIYNRAPTKVEDEIMNVWINDWKIPEDVIMYALSLVKNVNNPTVNYVNGIIKKWYEVGLKDLESIKKFELENAQKKEKTKKQSSNKKSLREERDPSTYTALEELYKKALRGNADDDE; this is encoded by the coding sequence ATGGGAAAGCTATTTATTACGCCTAAACAGCAAAACTTTGTTTTAATAGGCTTTGATTTTATTAAAAATCATATGCCTTTTTCTGACGGGGAGTTTGTGAAGGTGTACATATACCTTAAATATCTTTTCCAGAACAAAATTGAAGCAGTTGAAATAGATAGGGTTGCAAAGGAACTAAATCTTCTTGAGAGTGATGTTGTTAAAGCACTCGAATTTTGGGCACAGAGAAACCTAATAAGGCTTTCCAAAGACGTTGATGGCAATTTTTCAATTGAGTTTTTGGATGAGATGTTTGCATCTGAAAAGGTTGAAAATTCTGTAGCACCCCCAGTTTACACAACAGAAGATTTATCAAGATTTTTTGAGACAGATGAAAAGTTTAGAAACCTTCTTGAATTTGCCCAAAAACAGTACTGCAGGACATTTAACAAAAGTGATATTGATGTTTTGCTTGAGATTTATGACTGGCTAAAACTGCCTATTGAGGTCATATACCTTTTAATAAACTATGTTACAATAAATAAGAACAATAAAAATCTGAAATTTCTTGAACAAATGGCAATCAAATGGAAAGAGCTTAACATTGACAGCATTGAAAAAGCTGAAGAATATATAAGGTCACAAGAAGATACAAGCAGAATAAAAAGGCTTGTTCTTCAGTACCTTGGAATATACAACAGGGCTCCGACCAAGGTGGAAGATGAAATTATGAATGTATGGATAAACGACTGGAAAATACCAGAAGATGTTATTATGTATGCTTTGAGCCTTGTGAAAAATGTAAACAATCCCACAGTGAATTATGTTAATGGTATAATAAAAAAGTGGTATGAGGTGGGGCTAAAAGATTTAGAATCAATCAAAAAGTTTGAACTTGAAAATGCTCAGAAGAAAGAAAAGACCAAGAAACAGTCATCAAATAAAAAGAGCCTTCGTGAAGAAAGAGACCCATCTACATACACTGCATTAGAAGAACTTTACAAAAAAGCCTTGAGAGGTAATGCAGATGATGACGAATAA
- the thyX gene encoding FAD-dependent thymidylate synthase produces the protein MKFKIVLLSHTPEPEKVVATAAKLCYSNATIENIFERLDDETVKNFLNFLVEVGHQSPLEHVSFTFGIEGVSRSFTHQLVRHRIASYSQQSQRYVKMDGFDYVVPPSIEEDEELKNIFIDTMNQISQAYAILSEKLQKKHIERFKMQGISEKEALKKAEKMAIEDARYVLPNACETKIIMTMNARELLHFFSERCCNRAQWEIRAVADKILELVKEVAPNIFKFAGPKCIGLGYCPEGKFSCGEIEKVREKYLGRKREEHEDY, from the coding sequence ATGAAGTTTAAGATTGTTCTTTTATCCCACACACCGGAGCCTGAAAAGGTTGTTGCAACTGCTGCAAAACTTTGTTATTCTAATGCAACCATTGAGAATATCTTCGAAAGATTAGATGATGAGACAGTTAAAAACTTTCTGAATTTTTTGGTAGAGGTGGGGCATCAGTCACCCTTAGAACATGTAAGCTTTACATTTGGGATAGAAGGAGTTTCAAGAAGCTTTACACACCAGCTTGTCCGTCACAGGATTGCTTCGTATTCACAGCAATCTCAGCGGTATGTCAAGATGGATGGGTTTGATTATGTTGTTCCGCCAAGCATAGAAGAAGATGAAGAGCTTAAAAATATTTTTATAGACACCATGAATCAGATTTCACAAGCTTATGCTATTTTGTCTGAAAAGCTTCAAAAAAAGCACATTGAAAGATTTAAAATGCAAGGAATTTCAGAGAAAGAGGCTTTAAAAAAAGCAGAGAAAATGGCAATAGAGGATGCAAGATATGTTCTTCCAAATGCCTGTGAAACAAAGATTATCATGACAATGAACGCAAGAGAGCTTTTACATTTTTTTAGCGAAAGGTGCTGCAACAGAGCTCAGTGGGAGATAAGGGCTGTTGCTGACAAGATTTTAGAGCTTGTAAAAGAGGTTGCTCCAAACATATTCAAGTTTGCAGGTCCTAAATGCATAGGACTTGGCTATTGCCCGGAAGGAAAGTTCTCTTGTGGAGAGATTGAAAAGGTCAGGGAAAAGTATCTTGGGAGAAAGAGGGAAGAACATGAGGACTATTGA
- the rlmB gene encoding 23S rRNA (guanosine(2251)-2'-O)-methyltransferase RlmB, translating into MRTIEGKNPVKEALKSGAKITEVYISNSAKDKETAQIIDLCRQSGVVVKFVDKSKIDKMAQTKNPQGVIAIAHEFEYCDIDDILFEARQKKEAPFLVLLDGITDPQNFGSIIRSAHLCGAHGIVIEARNSCPVTPAVEKASAGAVEYMKIARVVNLRRTIEELKEKGIWVFAADASSPKPVYECDFTIPTCIVIGSEGKGISRLVKEGADFLIKIPQKGYVNSFNASVAAGIIFFEVLKQRLKEGEIKGALDG; encoded by the coding sequence ATGAGGACTATTGAAGGCAAAAATCCTGTGAAAGAAGCGCTCAAAAGCGGAGCTAAGATAACAGAGGTGTATATCTCAAATTCAGCAAAAGATAAAGAGACTGCCCAGATAATAGACCTTTGCAGACAAAGTGGGGTTGTGGTAAAATTTGTTGATAAAAGCAAAATAGATAAAATGGCGCAGACAAAAAATCCACAAGGCGTCATTGCCATTGCACACGAGTTTGAATATTGCGATATAGATGACATCTTATTTGAAGCAAGGCAGAAAAAAGAAGCCCCTTTTTTAGTTTTGCTTGATGGCATAACCGACCCACAGAACTTTGGGTCTATCATAAGGTCTGCACATTTGTGTGGAGCGCATGGAATTGTGATTGAAGCAAGAAATTCATGTCCTGTGACACCAGCTGTTGAAAAGGCTTCTGCAGGTGCTGTTGAGTATATGAAGATTGCAAGGGTTGTAAACTTAAGAAGGACTATTGAGGAGCTGAAAGAGAAGGGCATATGGGTGTTTGCTGCAGATGCAAGTAGTCCAAAACCTGTTTATGAGTGTGATTTTACTATTCCAACATGTATTGTGATAGGTTCTGAAGGAAAAGGTATCTCCAGGCTTGTGAAAGAAGGTGCTGACTTTTTGATAAAAATCCCACAAAAAGGATATGTCAATTCGTTTAATGCGTCTGTTGCGGCCGGTATCATATTTTTTGAGGTTTTGAAACAGAGACTTAAAGAAGGAGAAATCAAAGGTGCACTTGATGGTTGA
- a CDS encoding NYN domain-containing protein, whose translation MHLMVDGYNFINAWELLRKIAEDDMDSARKKLIDILADFSGYKGYKITIVFDSHLVKGAMRKKETFSNVEVIFTKEGETADNYIEQYVYKNSKNEKIGVVTSDYLEQLMILGDGALRIPPRELIYEIEHYRKEIEKKEKEKMHKNSKLEDALEDDIIRKLEKFKKNLE comes from the coding sequence GTGCACTTGATGGTTGATGGATACAACTTTATAAACGCATGGGAACTATTGAGGAAAATTGCTGAAGATGATATGGACAGTGCACGAAAAAAGTTAATTGACATTTTGGCAGATTTTTCTGGTTACAAAGGATATAAAATTACTATTGTGTTTGATTCACACTTGGTTAAAGGGGCTATGCGTAAAAAAGAAACCTTTAGCAATGTAGAGGTAATATTCACAAAAGAGGGCGAGACAGCTGACAACTACATAGAACAGTATGTTTACAAGAATAGCAAAAACGAAAAGATTGGTGTTGTAACCTCAGACTATTTAGAACAGCTTATGATACTTGGAGATGGCGCTTTGAGAATACCTCCAAGAGAACTTATATACGAGATTGAACATTATAGAAAAGAAATCGAGAAGAAAGAAAAAGAAAAGATGCATAAAAATAGCAAATTAGAAGATGCTTTAGAAGATGATATTATTCGCAAACTGGAGAAGTTCAAAAAAAACCTGGAATGA
- a CDS encoding RNA polymerase sporulation sigma factor SigH, which translates to MTLQKWLLNFKECPDEELVKYSREGVKEALEELLSRYQNFVKAKCRMYFLIGADKEDIYQEGMIGLFKAVRDFDETKYPSFRLFAEMCITRQMITAIKTASRQKHIPLNTYISLNKPVYEENDERTLIDTLADTFISDPEEVMITKEELENAINVITECLSPFEFKVLSLYLEGRSYQEIADMIHKDVKSIDNALQRVKKKIEKYLAPADK; encoded by the coding sequence TTGACATTGCAAAAATGGCTTTTGAATTTTAAAGAATGTCCAGATGAGGAATTGGTTAAATATTCAAGAGAAGGTGTAAAAGAAGCTCTTGAGGAGCTTCTTTCCAGGTATCAAAACTTTGTAAAGGCAAAGTGCAGGATGTACTTTTTGATTGGAGCTGATAAGGAGGATATTTATCAAGAGGGTATGATAGGTTTGTTTAAAGCTGTGCGTGATTTTGATGAGACAAAATATCCTTCGTTTAGATTGTTTGCAGAGATGTGCATTACGCGGCAGATGATAACTGCAATCAAAACTGCCAGCAGGCAAAAACATATTCCTCTTAACACCTACATATCACTTAACAAGCCTGTGTACGAAGAAAATGATGAAAGAACGCTAATTGATACGTTAGCAGACACATTCATTTCTGACCCCGAAGAGGTTATGATTACAAAGGAGGAGCTTGAAAACGCTATAAATGTTATTACTGAATGTCTTTCTCCTTTTGAGTTCAAGGTTTTGAGCCTTTACCTTGAAGGAAGGAGTTATCAAGAGATTGCTGATATGATTCACAAGGATGTAAAGTCAATTGACAATGCTCTTCAAAGGGTTAAAAAGAAGATTGAAAAGTACTTGGCTCCAGCTGATAAATGA
- a CDS encoding phosphoglucomutase/phosphomannomutase family protein, whose protein sequence is MKKITFGTDGWRGVIADDFTFENVKVVAQAISEYVLENYENPTIIVGYDYRFHSENFAKVCAEVLSSNAIHVLLSKQPIPTPALAHAVVKKGVSGAIMITASHNPYYYNGIKFIPHYGGPANTQITDKIVKNVERIQKEGLGSLNPDEKLIEYFDHKEEYINDVLNLIDKKAFEGKTLKVLVNPMYGCGIGYVDEALKRLGCEVKVINNWRDPLFGGHLPEPNLENMKDLLEVIKSEKFDLGLATDGDADRFGVVNPDGEYISANEVIFMLADYLIKTRGKASSIARTVATTSMLDKIAEKHNMRCIETPVGFKYIAECLMKEDSLIGGEESGGLSIKGHVPEKDGILADLLVAETVAKLQKSPKEILKSIESEYGKLYNKRIDVRTTSQKKEEALERIKNFGKSEVAGLKCTEYRTRDGLKVILEDMSWFLVRPSGTEDLIRIYGESPDEQKLEKILLDVRGYLGL, encoded by the coding sequence ATGAAAAAAATCACATTTGGAACAGATGGCTGGAGAGGAGTTATAGCAGACGATTTTACTTTTGAGAATGTAAAAGTTGTTGCTCAGGCGATATCCGAATATGTTTTAGAAAACTACGAAAACCCGACAATAATAGTTGGCTATGACTATAGATTTCACTCAGAAAATTTTGCAAAGGTATGTGCTGAGGTTCTAAGTAGCAATGCAATACACGTTCTTCTTTCAAAACAGCCGATTCCAACACCAGCTTTAGCACATGCTGTTGTTAAAAAAGGTGTAAGCGGAGCAATAATGATAACAGCAAGTCACAACCCATATTACTACAACGGAATAAAGTTTATTCCACACTATGGAGGTCCTGCCAACACACAGATTACAGATAAGATAGTGAAAAACGTGGAAAGAATACAGAAAGAAGGACTTGGCAGTTTAAATCCTGATGAGAAGCTCATTGAGTACTTTGACCACAAGGAAGAGTATATAAATGATGTTTTGAACTTGATAGACAAAAAGGCATTTGAAGGGAAAACTTTAAAAGTTCTTGTAAATCCTATGTATGGCTGTGGAATAGGGTATGTTGATGAAGCGCTCAAGAGGCTTGGATGTGAAGTAAAGGTAATTAATAATTGGCGCGACCCGCTTTTTGGTGGACATTTGCCAGAGCCTAATCTGGAGAATATGAAAGACCTTTTAGAGGTTATAAAGAGCGAAAAGTTTGACTTAGGCCTTGCAACAGATGGGGATGCAGACAGGTTTGGTGTTGTAAATCCGGACGGGGAATATATTTCGGCAAATGAAGTAATCTTTATGCTTGCAGACTATTTGATAAAAACGCGCGGGAAAGCATCGTCAATTGCAAGGACAGTTGCAACAACTTCTATGCTTGACAAAATTGCAGAGAAGCACAATATGCGTTGCATTGAAACACCTGTTGGGTTTAAATATATTGCAGAATGTTTGATGAAAGAAGATAGCTTAATCGGTGGAGAGGAGTCTGGAGGGCTTTCCATAAAAGGGCATGTGCCTGAAAAGGATGGGATTTTGGCTGACCTTTTGGTTGCAGAGACAGTTGCAAAGCTTCAAAAATCTCCAAAAGAGATTTTAAAGAGCATTGAATCTGAGTATGGGAAGCTTTATAATAAAAGAATTGATGTGAGAACAACTTCTCAGAAAAAAGAAGAGGCTTTGGAAAGGATAAAAAATTTTGGCAAAAGTGAAGTGGCAGGGCTTAAATGTACAGAGTACAGAACAAGAGATGGTCTAAAAGTTATACTTGAAGATATGTCGTGGTTTTTAGTAAGACCATCTGGAACGGAAGACCTTATAAGAATTTATGGTGAAAGCCCAGATGAGCAGAAATTAGAGAAAATTTTGCTTGATGTGAGAGGCTATCTTGGATTGTAG
- a CDS encoding D-alanine--D-alanine ligase family protein, translated as MTKLKVAVLFGGVSTEHEISIVSAKSIMQNMDKEKYEIIPIGITKEGKWLLYTGKIEDLDSKWTQFSIECFVSPDRTKKALVKIKDNEATFIDIDVVFPVLHGLNGEDGTVQGLLELSNIPYVGCGVLSSAICMDKAFAKKLALLEGIPQGHFLVVYKNEYSAKKDYFIRRIESEFSYPVFVKPANSGSSVGISKAKDREDLALAIHEAFLYDTKILIEQAINAREIECAVLGNDDVFVSEPGEIIPSREFYSYEAKYIDNSSELIIPARLPKEVIEEIKDLAARIYKIFECCGMARVDFFVDKDTNKVYFNEVNTIPGFTSISMYPKLMEFSGIPYSQLIDKLISLAIEKNRQKKSIKYSKEG; from the coding sequence ATGACCAAGTTAAAAGTTGCTGTTTTATTTGGAGGAGTTTCAACAGAACACGAAATATCCATAGTTTCGGCAAAATCAATTATGCAAAATATGGACAAGGAAAAATACGAAATAATTCCAATAGGTATAACAAAAGAAGGAAAATGGCTCTTGTACACAGGCAAAATTGAAGATTTGGATAGCAAGTGGACTCAGTTTTCTATAGAATGTTTTGTCTCTCCTGATAGAACCAAAAAGGCACTTGTAAAAATAAAAGATAACGAGGCTACCTTTATCGACATTGACGTGGTGTTCCCGGTTTTGCATGGACTGAATGGTGAGGATGGGACAGTTCAGGGACTTTTAGAGTTATCTAACATACCGTATGTGGGCTGCGGTGTTCTTTCGTCGGCTATATGCATGGACAAAGCATTTGCTAAAAAGCTTGCGCTTTTAGAAGGAATACCACAGGGGCATTTTTTGGTTGTATACAAAAACGAATATTCAGCTAAAAAAGATTATTTCATAAGAAGAATAGAGAGTGAGTTTTCGTATCCTGTTTTTGTAAAACCTGCAAACTCAGGCTCGTCTGTGGGTATATCAAAAGCGAAAGATAGAGAAGACCTTGCTTTGGCAATACATGAGGCTTTTTTGTATGATACAAAGATTTTGATTGAACAGGCTATAAACGCTCGGGAGATAGAATGTGCAGTTTTGGGAAATGATGATGTATTTGTGTCTGAGCCGGGAGAAATAATTCCGTCAAGAGAGTTTTATTCGTATGAGGCAAAGTATATTGATAATTCATCAGAGCTCATTATTCCGGCAAGACTTCCAAAGGAAGTTATTGAAGAGATAAAAGATTTGGCAGCAAGGATTTACAAGATTTTTGAGTGCTGCGGAATGGCAAGAGTGGACTTTTTTGTTGATAAAGATACGAACAAAGTGTATTTCAACGAGGTAAACACAATACCTGGTTTTACAAGTATTTCGATGTATCCAAAACTTATGGAGTTCAGTGGTATTCCATATTCTCAGCTCATTGATAAACTAATTTCTCTTGCCATTGAGAAAAATAGACAGAAAAAGAGCATAAAATACAGCAAAGAGGGCTGA
- the murI gene encoding glutamate racemase produces MDLRPIGIFDSGLGGLTVFKEIVSLMPNESIVYFGDTARIPYGSKSKETVTKFAMQNTRFLLSKNVKIVVVACNTASAYAYEALKAKFDIPIVAVIEPGAEAAVRATKNKKIGVIGTEGTVASGAFKKKILELDSSIKVFSKPCPLFVPLVEEGWTDKEVTYLVAKEYLEEFNEKEIDTLVLGCTHYPFLQDVIKKVLPDVMLINPALETAKQVFEVLKENDMLNNSSEEPTYYFYASDNLKKFESVASIFLNEKIKCEEKIDIERY; encoded by the coding sequence ATGGATTTGCGACCGATTGGTATATTTGATTCTGGTTTGGGCGGACTTACTGTCTTCAAAGAGATTGTAAGTCTTATGCCAAATGAAAGCATCGTGTATTTTGGCGACACGGCAAGAATTCCATACGGTTCTAAGTCTAAAGAAACAGTTACAAAGTTTGCGATGCAAAACACAAGGTTTTTGCTATCAAAAAATGTTAAGATAGTGGTTGTGGCATGTAACACTGCCTCTGCGTATGCATATGAAGCTTTGAAAGCAAAATTTGACATTCCCATTGTTGCAGTAATTGAACCTGGAGCTGAAGCAGCAGTAAGAGCTACTAAAAATAAAAAAATAGGAGTTATAGGAACAGAAGGAACAGTGGCAAGTGGGGCTTTTAAAAAAAAGATATTAGAGCTTGATAGTAGCATAAAGGTTTTTTCGAAGCCGTGTCCTCTTTTTGTTCCGCTTGTAGAGGAGGGGTGGACAGATAAAGAGGTAACTTATCTTGTTGCGAAAGAGTACTTAGAAGAGTTCAATGAAAAAGAAATAGATACTCTTGTTCTGGGATGTACACACTATCCTTTTTTACAGGATGTCATAAAAAAGGTATTGCCGGACGTTATGCTAATAAATCCTGCACTTGAGACAGCTAAGCAGGTGTTTGAAGTATTAAAAGAGAATGATATGCTAAACAATTCCAGCGAAGAACCAACATATTATTTTTATGCAAGTGACAATCTCAAAAAATTTGAGTCTGTAGCTTCAATATTTTTAAATGAAAAGATAAAATGTGAAGAGAAAATAGACATAGAGAGGTACTAA
- a CDS encoding DUF1934 domain-containing protein, with translation MKKDVLIYVKGTQEYPVSSFENSIEFFTEGKFYKKGESYFVTYKESELTGLAGTTTTFKIQPDLITLIRWGDVTSTFIFEPGKRHISTYITDQGVIMIGVYTKKMKVDLDDSGGEVLVEYAIDLDSHMMSENDFLLKIKEAGVKN, from the coding sequence ATGAAAAAAGACGTCCTGATTTACGTAAAAGGCACGCAGGAATACCCCGTAAGCAGCTTTGAAAATAGCATAGAATTTTTCACAGAAGGCAAGTTCTATAAAAAAGGAGAAAGTTATTTTGTGACATATAAGGAAAGTGAACTGACCGGGCTTGCAGGTACGACAACAACTTTTAAGATTCAGCCCGACCTTATAACCTTAATCCGCTGGGGTGATGTTACATCAACCTTTATATTTGAGCCTGGCAAAAGACACATCTCCACATATATAACCGACCAGGGAGTTATCATGATTGGAGTTTATACAAAGAAGATGAAAGTTGACTTGGATGATAGTGGTGGAGAAGTTTTAGTAGAGTATGCCATAGATTTAGATTCGCATATGATGTCTGAAAATGACTTTTTACTTAAAATCAAAGAGGCAGGTGTAAAAAATTGA
- the argS gene encoding arginine--tRNA ligase — translation MNLVKIAKQQIQDVVQNAIKSCIDKGIFELDSIPDIMIEKPKEKSHGDFATNIAMELTRKLKKNPREIANGIVNAIDLSNTFIEKVEVAGPGFINFFFKKDWLYKVVDVILSEGDDYGKVNIGNGKKVMVEFVSANPTGPMHMGNARGGALGDCLANLLKWAGYNVTKEFYVNDAGNQIEKFGQSLEIRYRQLKGENIVLPEDCYHGEDIIERVKEYLDEHGDDLENLSSDERRKKLVDFALKRNILLMKEHLRKYGIEYDVWFHESSLYESGEVFETIEDLKSRGYTYEKDGALWFAASKIDKSLKDEVLIRANGIPTYFAADIAYHRNKFEKRGFDIVIDIWGADHHGHVARMKAAMKALGIDPEKLIVILMQLVRLVRGKEVVRMSKRTGKAITLIDLIDEIGKDAARFMFNTKSADTHIEIDLDLVTQQTLDNPVFYVQYAHARTCGIIRALSEEGIVLDKSKIKVELLQQEEELELLKKLLELPEEIEMAARNLDVSRVTKYLLDLASMFHAFYNACRVKNENEELMFTRLSLVECVRIVINNMLRLLGVDAPEKM, via the coding sequence TTGAATTTGGTAAAAATTGCAAAACAGCAGATTCAAGATGTAGTTCAAAATGCCATAAAAAGCTGTATTGATAAAGGAATATTTGAGCTTGATAGCATTCCAGATATAATGATTGAAAAGCCGAAAGAGAAGTCTCACGGCGATTTTGCAACGAACATAGCAATGGAGCTTACAAGAAAACTTAAGAAAAATCCAAGAGAGATTGCAAATGGCATTGTTAACGCAATTGATTTATCAAATACTTTCATTGAAAAGGTTGAAGTTGCGGGCCCAGGGTTTATAAATTTCTTTTTCAAAAAAGACTGGCTTTACAAAGTTGTGGATGTGATTTTGTCTGAAGGCGACGACTATGGAAAAGTAAATATTGGAAATGGCAAAAAAGTGATGGTTGAGTTTGTCTCGGCAAATCCGACTGGTCCCATGCACATGGGGAATGCCCGCGGAGGTGCGCTGGGGGACTGCCTTGCAAACCTTTTAAAATGGGCAGGATACAATGTCACAAAGGAGTTTTATGTCAATGATGCTGGAAACCAGATAGAAAAGTTTGGACAGAGCCTTGAGATTAGATACAGACAGCTGAAGGGTGAAAATATAGTTCTTCCTGAAGATTGCTATCATGGTGAGGATATAATCGAAAGGGTAAAAGAATATTTAGATGAGCACGGGGATGATTTGGAGAATTTGTCTTCGGATGAGAGAAGAAAAAAGCTTGTTGACTTTGCACTAAAGAGAAATATTTTGCTTATGAAAGAGCACTTGAGAAAATATGGCATAGAATATGATGTATGGTTTCATGAAAGCAGCCTTTATGAAAGTGGAGAAGTTTTTGAGACAATTGAGGATTTAAAATCAAGAGGATACACGTATGAAAAAGATGGGGCACTGTGGTTTGCAGCATCAAAGATAGATAAGAGCTTAAAAGATGAAGTTTTGATAAGAGCAAATGGGATTCCAACCTATTTTGCAGCTGATATTGCTTATCACAGAAACAAGTTTGAAAAAAGAGGCTTTGACATTGTGATAGACATTTGGGGTGCTGACCATCACGGGCATGTTGCAAGAATGAAAGCTGCAATGAAGGCGCTCGGAATTGACCCGGAAAAGCTCATAGTTATTCTTATGCAGCTTGTAAGGCTGGTAAGAGGCAAGGAAGTTGTCAGAATGTCAAAGAGAACTGGCAAGGCAATAACCCTTATTGACCTGATTGACGAGATAGGTAAAGACGCTGCAAGGTTTATGTTCAATACAAAATCAGCAGATACCCACATTGAGATAGATTTAGACCTTGTGACCCAGCAGACACTTGACAACCCTGTATTTTATGTCCAGTATGCTCATGCAAGAACATGCGGAATCATTAGAGCTCTTTCAGAAGAAGGGATTGTATTAGATAAAAGTAAAATAAAAGTAGAACTTTTGCAGCAAGAGGAAGAGCTTGAACTTTTGAAAAAGCTTTTAGAGCTTCCTGAAGAAATAGAAATGGCGGCAAGGAACTTAGACGTTAGCAGAGTGACAAAGTATCTTTTAGACTTAGCATCTATGTTCCATGCTTTTTATAACGCGTGCAGAGTTAAAAATGAAAATGAAGAACTGATGTTTACAAGGCTTTCTCTTGTTGAGTGTGTAAGAATTGTCATAAATAACATGCTAAGACTGCTTGGAGTTGACGCTCCAGAGAAAATGTAA